A window from Psychrobium sp. MM17-31 encodes these proteins:
- a CDS encoding hydroxymethylglutaryl-CoA lyase, protein MSLPKKVRIVEVGPRDGLQNEKQVSTDAKVALVNDLADAGLKVIETGSFVSPKWVPQMADSSDVFAAIDRKDGITYAALTPNVKGLEAAIAAGASEVAVFGAASESFSQKNINCSIDESLERFTPLMAMAKEHGLPVRGYVSCVLGCPYEGDIDVATVAHVAKKLLDMGCYEISLGDTVGVGTPMAVKAMLEAVTTKVPVEKLAVHFHDTYGQALANIFSALQMGIATVDSAVAGLGGCPYAKGASGNVATEELVYMLNGLGIEHGVDLDKLARAGWRISDALNRAPNSKVSLALKANSNG, encoded by the coding sequence ATGAGTTTACCGAAGAAAGTTCGCATCGTTGAAGTAGGCCCACGTGATGGCCTACAAAACGAGAAGCAAGTGAGCACCGATGCTAAAGTGGCATTAGTTAACGACCTTGCTGACGCTGGCCTTAAAGTGATTGAAACTGGCAGTTTCGTATCCCCTAAATGGGTGCCACAAATGGCGGATAGCAGCGATGTTTTCGCTGCTATTGATCGCAAAGACGGTATTACCTACGCCGCACTTACACCAAATGTTAAAGGCCTTGAAGCCGCTATCGCAGCGGGTGCATCAGAAGTTGCGGTATTTGGCGCGGCTTCTGAAAGCTTTAGCCAAAAGAACATTAATTGCTCTATCGATGAATCTCTAGAGCGCTTTACACCGCTAATGGCGATGGCCAAAGAGCACGGATTACCGGTTCGTGGTTATGTGTCTTGTGTCTTAGGCTGTCCATATGAAGGCGATATCGACGTAGCAACCGTGGCTCACGTTGCCAAAAAACTATTGGATATGGGCTGCTATGAAATCAGCCTTGGTGACACCGTTGGTGTCGGTACACCAATGGCGGTAAAAGCAATGCTTGAAGCAGTTACTACTAAAGTGCCCGTTGAAAAATTAGCGGTTCACTTTCATGATACCTACGGACAAGCGCTAGCCAATATCTTTAGCGCGCTGCAAATGGGTATTGCTACAGTAGATAGCGCCGTTGCAGGCCTTGGTGGCTGTCCATATGCTAAAGGCGCATCGGGCAACGTTGCCACCGAAGAGTTGGTTTATATGTTAAACGGTCTTGGTATCGAACACGGCGTTGATTTAGATAAATTAGCGCGTGCAGGCTGGCGCATTAGCGACGCGTTAAATCGCGCACCTAATTCAAAAGTGTCATTGGCGCTAAAAGCCAATAGTAATGGATAA
- a CDS encoding MerR family DNA-binding transcriptional regulator, whose amino-acid sequence MIDSQKTFSISDLSKEFDVTTRSIRFYEDQGLMKPTRRGQTRIYSPQDRVRLKLILRGKRLGFSLAETRRLFDLYDADRSSVQQLHTMLSLIDEKKQHLQQQMEDITVVLMELSSVETRCRAELKELS is encoded by the coding sequence ATGATAGATTCACAAAAAACATTTTCGATAAGCGACTTATCAAAAGAGTTTGACGTTACAACTCGAAGCATTCGCTTTTACGAAGATCAAGGGTTAATGAAACCAACCCGCCGTGGACAAACACGTATTTACAGCCCGCAAGATCGCGTGCGACTGAAACTGATTTTACGCGGTAAACGCCTTGGCTTTTCACTTGCTGAAACCAGACGTTTATTCGACTTATATGACGCCGACCGCTCAAGCGTTCAGCAGCTACACACCATGTTGTCGTTGATTGATGAAAAGAAACAACATCTGCAACAACAAATGGAAGACATCACCGTCGTGCTGATGGAGCTAAGCTCGGTAGAAACCCGCTGTAGAGCGGAATTAAAAGAATTAAGCTAA
- a CDS encoding carboxyl transferase domain-containing protein → MTILSSKINTRSQDFIDKSNAMQALVDELNDNVETLKKGGGEAAQERHQSRGKMLARDRISNLIDAGSPFLEISQFAAWRCYEDYVPCAGVVAGIGRVAGVECMIVANDATVKGGTYYPLTVKKHLRAQDIAERCHLPCIYLVDSGGAFLPRQDDVFPDRDHFGRIFFNQANMSAKGIPQIASVMGLCTAGGAYVPAMADESIIVKEQGTIFLAGPPLVKAATGEVVSAEDLGGADVHTKISGVSDHYAQNDEHALQLVRQAVKRINHVKQPNLSVLPTVEPLYDAKELYGIVGTDLKKPFDVKEVIARIVDGSDFDEFKQYYGSTLVCGFARIHGYPVGIVANNGILFSESAQKGAHFVELCCQRKIPLVFLQNITGFMVGQKYEHEGIAKHGAKMVTAVSCAKVPKFTVLIGGSYGAGNYGMCGRAYDPTMMWMWPNSRISVMGGEQAAGVLTQVRQDGLARKGESMSDEEVEKFKKPIIDQYEEQGNPYYASARLWDDGIIDPAQTRQVLGLAISASLNKEIEDTKFGIFRM, encoded by the coding sequence GTGACTATTCTTTCCAGCAAAATTAATACCCGCAGCCAAGATTTCATCGATAAAAGCAACGCTATGCAAGCGCTTGTTGATGAGCTAAACGACAACGTTGAAACCCTTAAAAAAGGCGGCGGTGAAGCGGCGCAAGAGCGTCATCAATCACGCGGCAAAATGCTTGCCCGCGACCGTATCAGCAATCTTATCGACGCTGGTAGCCCATTCTTAGAAATCAGCCAATTTGCCGCATGGCGTTGTTATGAAGACTACGTACCTTGTGCCGGCGTTGTGGCAGGTATCGGCCGCGTAGCTGGCGTTGAGTGTATGATTGTTGCCAATGACGCAACAGTTAAAGGCGGTACTTACTATCCGCTCACGGTTAAAAAGCATTTACGTGCTCAAGACATCGCCGAGCGTTGTCACCTGCCGTGTATCTACTTAGTAGACTCTGGTGGCGCATTCTTACCTCGTCAAGATGACGTATTCCCAGATCGCGATCATTTCGGCCGCATCTTCTTTAACCAAGCGAATATGTCTGCCAAAGGCATCCCACAAATTGCTTCGGTAATGGGTCTGTGTACTGCAGGTGGTGCTTACGTGCCAGCCATGGCGGACGAGTCAATTATCGTTAAAGAGCAAGGTACTATTTTCCTTGCGGGTCCACCGCTTGTTAAAGCAGCAACGGGTGAAGTGGTTAGCGCAGAAGATTTAGGCGGCGCGGATGTGCACACCAAGATTTCTGGGGTGAGCGATCATTACGCACAAAACGATGAGCACGCTTTACAACTTGTACGCCAAGCAGTTAAACGCATCAATCACGTTAAACAGCCAAACCTAAGCGTATTACCAACGGTTGAGCCACTTTATGACGCCAAAGAGTTATACGGCATCGTAGGTACGGATCTGAAAAAGCCGTTTGATGTGAAAGAAGTTATTGCTCGCATCGTCGATGGCTCTGATTTTGATGAATTCAAACAGTACTACGGTTCAACGCTAGTGTGTGGCTTTGCCCGCATTCACGGCTATCCAGTAGGCATTGTTGCTAACAACGGTATTTTATTCTCAGAGTCGGCGCAAAAAGGCGCGCACTTTGTTGAGTTGTGTTGTCAGCGCAAAATTCCATTAGTGTTCTTACAAAACATCACTGGCTTCATGGTAGGTCAAAAATACGAGCACGAAGGCATCGCTAAACACGGCGCGAAAATGGTAACAGCGGTTTCTTGTGCCAAGGTGCCTAAATTCACAGTACTTATCGGCGGCAGTTACGGCGCTGGTAACTACGGCATGTGTGGCCGTGCGTACGATCCAACCATGATGTGGATGTGGCCGAACTCGCGTATCTCAGTAATGGGCGGCGAGCAAGCTGCTGGCGTATTAACGCAAGTTCGTCAAGACGGCTTAGCGCGTAAAGGCGAAAGCATGTCGGACGAAGAAGTCGAGAAATTCAAAAAGCCGATTATCGATCAATACGAAGAGCAAGGTAATCCATATTACGCCAGTGCCCGTTTATGGGATGACGGCATTATCGATCCTGCGCAAACCCGTCAAGTACTTGGCCTAGCCATTAGTGCGTCGTTAAACAAAGAAATCGAAGATACCAAGTTCGGTATCTTTAGAATGTAG
- a CDS encoding 3-oxoacid CoA-transferase subunit B, translated as MALSREQIAKRIAAELQDGFYVNLGIGIPTLVANYIPDGMEVMLQSENGLLGMGQFPTEDEVDADLINAGKQTVTMETGASLFSSAESFAMIRGGHVDLTVLGAFEVDVSGNIASWMIPGKLIKGMGGAMDLVAGAENIIVTMTHADKKGNSKLLDACTLPLTGAQCIKKVVTDLAVLEIKDGAFHLLERAPDVSVEEIIEKTAGKLVVPENVKVMDV; from the coding sequence ATGGCACTATCACGAGAGCAAATCGCTAAGCGTATCGCTGCTGAGCTGCAGGATGGTTTTTATGTCAACCTAGGTATCGGTATTCCAACACTAGTGGCTAACTACATTCCTGACGGCATGGAAGTGATGCTGCAATCGGAAAATGGCCTATTAGGTATGGGACAATTCCCAACGGAAGACGAAGTAGACGCCGATTTAATCAATGCCGGTAAGCAAACCGTTACTATGGAAACTGGCGCATCGTTATTCTCATCGGCAGAAAGCTTTGCAATGATCCGCGGCGGCCACGTTGATTTAACCGTACTAGGTGCATTTGAAGTTGATGTAAGCGGAAATATCGCGTCTTGGATGATCCCAGGCAAGCTTATCAAAGGCATGGGCGGCGCAATGGATTTAGTGGCTGGCGCTGAAAACATTATTGTGACGATGACTCACGCCGATAAGAAAGGTAACTCAAAACTGCTTGATGCTTGTACCCTGCCACTAACTGGCGCGCAATGTATCAAGAAAGTAGTAACTGACTTAGCCGTGCTAGAAATCAAAGACGGCGCTTTCCACCTACTTGAACGCGCCCCAGATGTATCGGTTGAAGAAATCATCGAAAAGACTGCTGGTAAATTAGTGGTTCCTGAAAATGTGAAGGTAATGGACGTTTAG
- a CDS encoding acetyl/propionyl/methylcrotonyl-CoA carboxylase subunit alpha, protein MFDKILIANRGEIACRIIQTAQKMGVRCVALYSDADKDALHVKMADEAFHIGPSPSKDSYLRMDRILEAAKESGAQAIHPGYGFMSENVDFAKACLDNNITFIGPPVEAIDAMGSKSAAKAIMTDAGVPLVPGYHGDNQDEAFLKEQSLAIGYPQLLKAAYGGGGKGMRVVESADEFDAALASTKREAIASFGNDKMLIERYLTKPRHVEIQVFADNHSNCIYLSERDCSIQRRHQKVIEEAPAPNLSEETRVAMGEAAVAAAKAINYQGAGTVEFLFDEDGSFYFMEMNTRLQVEHPVTEMITGLDLVGWQLKVANNEKLPLEQSQVTVDGHAIEVRIYAEDPDNEFLPATGQLNYLRQPEPSNHVRVDTGVIQGDEVSSFYDPMIAKLIVWDETRDRAIARMNRALDDYRISGLKTNLGFLTNLVNAQPFKDVELDTGFIEKHDALLFSDKTETCYKSLMLACLATLAKEDAPIEPHRTNNDPFSPWNINNGWRLNEQASHLVELTDENDNSHSVRVGVEGNGYVFNFDGERFDATASVNGDHLVATINGHKTSLLFDVTSEQVTLFIKQDVHHFTRKSDGSAGFDVDESEDKLTAPMNGTIVEVPVTAGQSVKEGDVLVIMEAMKMEYSITATHDGVVSEVFFAAGDMVKDGDQLVELSEG, encoded by the coding sequence ATGTTTGATAAAATTTTAATTGCCAATCGCGGCGAAATTGCTTGTCGCATCATCCAAACCGCACAGAAAATGGGTGTGCGTTGTGTGGCGTTATACTCTGACGCCGACAAAGATGCCCTACACGTGAAAATGGCTGATGAAGCTTTTCACATTGGACCATCGCCGTCGAAAGATTCTTACCTTCGTATGGATCGCATTTTAGAGGCAGCTAAAGAGTCTGGTGCCCAAGCAATCCATCCGGGTTACGGCTTTATGTCTGAAAATGTAGACTTTGCTAAAGCCTGTTTAGACAACAACATTACCTTTATCGGTCCACCGGTTGAAGCCATCGATGCCATGGGGTCAAAGAGTGCCGCTAAAGCAATTATGACTGACGCGGGCGTACCGCTAGTACCGGGTTACCACGGCGACAATCAAGACGAAGCCTTCTTAAAAGAGCAATCACTTGCCATTGGTTACCCGCAATTACTTAAAGCGGCCTACGGCGGCGGTGGTAAAGGCATGCGTGTAGTTGAGTCTGCCGATGAGTTTGACGCAGCACTTGCTTCCACCAAGCGTGAAGCCATTGCTAGTTTCGGCAATGACAAGATGCTGATTGAGCGCTACCTAACTAAGCCACGCCATGTTGAGATTCAAGTATTTGCCGATAACCACAGTAACTGTATTTACCTATCTGAACGCGACTGTTCAATTCAGCGTCGTCACCAGAAAGTTATTGAAGAAGCGCCAGCGCCAAACCTGAGCGAAGAGACTCGCGTTGCCATGGGTGAAGCGGCTGTAGCGGCTGCAAAAGCCATTAACTATCAAGGTGCAGGTACGGTTGAGTTCTTATTCGACGAAGACGGCTCTTTCTACTTCATGGAGATGAATACTCGTTTGCAGGTTGAGCATCCAGTGACTGAAATGATCACTGGTCTTGATTTAGTTGGCTGGCAGTTAAAAGTTGCTAACAACGAAAAACTACCACTTGAGCAATCTCAAGTAACCGTTGATGGTCACGCGATTGAAGTACGTATTTACGCCGAAGATCCTGACAATGAGTTCTTACCAGCGACAGGTCAATTGAACTACCTACGCCAACCAGAGCCGTCTAATCACGTGCGTGTTGATACGGGTGTTATTCAAGGTGACGAAGTATCAAGCTTCTACGATCCTATGATTGCTAAGCTAATCGTCTGGGATGAGACGCGTGATCGCGCTATCGCTCGCATGAACCGCGCGCTAGATGACTATCGCATCAGTGGTTTAAAAACCAACTTAGGTTTCTTAACGAACCTAGTAAACGCGCAGCCGTTTAAAGATGTTGAGTTAGACACGGGCTTTATCGAGAAACACGACGCCTTACTCTTTAGCGACAAGACAGAGACTTGTTACAAGTCACTAATGCTAGCGTGTTTAGCAACGCTGGCTAAAGAAGATGCGCCAATCGAACCGCATCGCACCAACAACGACCCATTCTCGCCGTGGAATATCAACAACGGCTGGCGTCTTAACGAACAAGCGTCACACCTTGTTGAGCTAACCGACGAGAACGACAACAGCCATAGCGTGCGCGTTGGTGTTGAAGGCAATGGTTACGTATTTAACTTCGATGGCGAACGTTTCGATGCCACAGCAAGCGTTAACGGCGATCACCTAGTTGCTACCATCAATGGCCACAAAACAAGCCTACTATTTGATGTAACTAGCGAGCAAGTAACATTGTTTATCAAGCAAGATGTACATCACTTTACCCGTAAATCAGATGGCAGTGCAGGCTTTGACGTTGATGAAAGCGAAGACAAGCTAACAGCGCCAATGAACGGCACCATCGTTGAAGTGCCAGTGACCGCTGGTCAAAGCGTGAAAGAAGGCGACGTGCTAGTGATTATGGAAGCCATGAAAATGGAATACTCAATCACTGCAACCCATGATGGCGTAGTCAGTGAAGTATTCTTTGCCGCCGGCGACATGGTAAAAGATGGCGATCAACTCGTTGAACTAAGCGAGGGCTAA
- a CDS encoding CoA transferase subunit A, which yields MAGLNKVVETYDQALAGLTDDMTLMVGGFGLCGIPENLIIKMQEMGVKGLTCISNNAGVDDFGLGLLLQKKQISRIYASYVGENALFEQQMLNGELEVILTPQGTLAEKIRAGGAGIPAFFTATGYGTPVAEGKETREIDGRHYVLEPSLTADFALVKAWKADTMGNLVYRNTAMNFNPMMATAGKITVVEVEEIVPAGTLDPNHIHTPGIYVNRVIKGNFEKRIEQRTTREA from the coding sequence GTGGCTGGTTTAAATAAAGTAGTAGAAACATATGATCAAGCATTAGCTGGTCTTACTGATGACATGACCTTAATGGTTGGTGGCTTTGGTTTATGTGGTATCCCTGAAAATCTCATCATCAAAATGCAGGAAATGGGCGTTAAAGGTTTAACGTGTATTTCAAATAACGCCGGTGTTGATGATTTTGGTTTAGGTTTATTACTGCAAAAGAAACAAATTTCGCGTATTTACGCTTCTTACGTTGGTGAGAATGCCCTATTTGAGCAACAAATGCTTAATGGTGAGTTAGAAGTTATTCTGACGCCACAAGGCACGCTGGCTGAGAAAATCCGCGCTGGCGGCGCTGGTATTCCAGCATTCTTCACTGCAACAGGTTACGGTACGCCAGTGGCTGAAGGTAAAGAAACCCGTGAAATCGATGGTCGTCACTACGTATTAGAGCCATCGTTGACTGCTGACTTCGCCTTAGTTAAAGCATGGAAAGCCGATACTATGGGTAACCTTGTATATCGCAATACAGCCATGAACTTTAATCCAATGATGGCAACCGCAGGTAAAATTACCGTGGTTGAAGTGGAAGAGATTGTGCCAGCAGGCACTTTAGATCCAAACCACATCCACACACCGGGTATCTATGTTAATCGCGTGATTAAAGGCAACTTTGAAAAACGCATCGAACAACGTACAACAAGGGAGGCATAA
- a CDS encoding enoyl-CoA hydratase-related protein yields MTDYISTDIAGGVATITMLREDVHNAFDDVMIAQLIAAFNGAIANDDARIIVLRSTGKNFSAGADLNWMRSMAKKNYQENIDDAGELANLMKTIATSPKPTMALVQGAAFGGAVGLVACCDIAIATERASFCLSEVKIGLIPAVISPYVVAAMGQRQAQRYFLTAERFKADKASEFGLVHEVCADGELDTAAAPVIASLLGNSPAAMTAAKELIGFVRFDHIDSTIIDGTSERIAAIRVSTEGQEGLSSFLEKRAPNWLLADK; encoded by the coding sequence ATGACGGATTACATATCAACGGATATCGCGGGTGGCGTGGCGACTATTACCATGCTGCGCGAAGATGTTCACAACGCCTTTGACGATGTGATGATCGCTCAGCTTATCGCAGCATTCAACGGCGCAATAGCTAATGATGACGCGCGCATTATCGTGCTGCGCTCAACGGGTAAAAACTTCTCAGCGGGTGCCGATCTGAACTGGATGCGCTCGATGGCCAAGAAGAACTATCAAGAGAACATCGATGACGCTGGCGAGCTAGCGAACCTAATGAAAACTATCGCCACCTCGCCAAAGCCAACCATGGCCTTGGTGCAAGGTGCAGCCTTTGGCGGCGCAGTAGGTCTAGTGGCTTGTTGTGATATCGCCATTGCCACCGAGCGCGCAAGTTTCTGCTTAAGCGAAGTAAAAATTGGCCTTATTCCAGCGGTTATCAGTCCTTATGTGGTTGCTGCTATGGGACAACGTCAGGCGCAGCGTTATTTCTTAACGGCTGAGCGCTTTAAAGCAGACAAAGCAAGCGAGTTTGGACTTGTTCATGAAGTTTGTGCCGATGGCGAGTTAGACACAGCAGCAGCCCCTGTTATTGCATCGCTACTTGGCAATAGCCCAGCGGCCATGACAGCAGCGAAAGAGCTTATCGGTTTTGTTCGCTTTGATCATATCGACAGCACTATTATCGATGGCACCAGCGAGCGCATCGCCGCTATTCGCGTGTCAACCGAGGGTCAAGAAGGCCTGAGCTCTTTCTTAGAAAAACGCGCACCAAATTGGCTGCTAGCCGATAAATAA
- a CDS encoding isovaleryl-CoA dehydrogenase, whose amino-acid sequence MLSTFSSLNFNHGETIDMLRDTVNAFARDEIAPRAEQIDLDNEFPADLWRKMGDMGLLGITVSEEFGGVDMGYLAHMVAMQEISRASASVGLSYGAHSNLCVNQIYKNGNQAQKEKYLPKLVSGEHIGALAMSEPNAGSDVVSLKLHARKEGDKYILNGNKMWITNGPNAETYVVYAKTDVNAGSRGITAFIIERGFKGFSQAQKLDKLGMRGSNTCELVFEDCEVPEENILGELNGGVKVLMSGLDYERVVLTGGPLGIMDACMDIVVPYIHDRQQFGKSIGEFQLIQGKIADMYTQMNAAKSYAYAVAASCDRGETTRKDSAGIILYSAELATKMALDAIQLLGGNGYINEFATGRLLRDAKLYEIGAGTSEIRRMLIGRELFNESK is encoded by the coding sequence ATGTTATCTACATTTAGTTCACTAAATTTCAATCACGGCGAAACTATCGACATGTTGCGCGATACTGTTAACGCCTTTGCTCGCGACGAAATCGCACCACGCGCTGAGCAAATCGATTTAGACAACGAATTCCCTGCCGATTTATGGCGCAAAATGGGTGACATGGGCTTATTGGGTATTACCGTTTCAGAAGAGTTTGGCGGTGTGGACATGGGTTACTTAGCCCACATGGTAGCAATGCAAGAAATCAGCCGCGCGTCAGCGTCTGTTGGTTTAAGCTACGGCGCACACTCTAACCTTTGTGTTAACCAAATCTACAAAAACGGTAACCAAGCACAAAAAGAAAAATACTTACCAAAACTTGTGAGCGGTGAGCACATCGGCGCACTAGCAATGAGTGAGCCAAACGCGGGTTCTGACGTAGTTTCATTAAAACTACACGCGCGTAAAGAAGGCGATAAATACATTCTAAACGGCAACAAAATGTGGATCACCAATGGTCCAAATGCCGAAACTTACGTAGTTTACGCAAAGACAGACGTTAACGCGGGTTCACGCGGTATCACAGCATTCATCATCGAGCGCGGTTTCAAAGGTTTCTCTCAAGCACAAAAGCTAGACAAACTAGGTATGCGTGGTTCAAACACCTGTGAATTAGTATTTGAAGACTGTGAAGTACCAGAAGAGAACATTCTTGGCGAGCTAAACGGTGGCGTTAAAGTATTAATGAGCGGCCTAGACTACGAGCGCGTAGTACTAACAGGTGGCCCACTAGGCATCATGGATGCGTGTATGGACATCGTTGTTCCTTACATTCACGACCGTCAGCAGTTTGGTAAATCAATCGGTGAGTTCCAACTAATTCAAGGCAAAATCGCCGACATGTACACACAAATGAATGCAGCTAAATCATACGCTTATGCTGTTGCAGCATCTTGTGATCGCGGCGAAACAACGCGTAAAGACAGTGCGGGTATCATTTTATACAGCGCCGAGCTAGCAACTAAGATGGCATTAGATGCAATCCAACTGCTAGGCGGTAACGGTTACATCAATGAGTTTGCAACGGGTCGTTTACTACGTGACGCTAAACTTTATGAAATTGGCGCGGGTACTTCAGAAATCCGCCGTATGCTAATCGGCCGTGAGTTGTTTAACGAATCTAAATAA
- a CDS encoding FlgO family outer membrane protein, producing the protein MTLRKYLMAFALLALGGCQTIDTIVGKSKSTEQPVEVAISSLSQQLTTNPLFSVADIKVVSTTFVWSDSLNTTTKNQKMEYLGNLLQESISTNLSNAGAKVMEIKSANAIYLTEHSELILSRDGERVANDTDADYVLTGIMTPSEYGTVVNAKLINLHNKQVVAAARQVIAAMSADRNQGQSSTVKDGLLYRDNSRQGVINE; encoded by the coding sequence ATGACATTACGAAAATATCTAATGGCCTTTGCCCTTCTTGCCTTAGGCGGTTGTCAAACCATTGACACCATAGTTGGCAAGAGCAAGTCGACGGAGCAGCCAGTTGAAGTCGCAATCTCCTCGTTAAGTCAGCAACTTACAACAAATCCGCTTTTTTCGGTGGCAGATATCAAGGTTGTGAGTACTACTTTTGTGTGGTCAGATAGTTTAAATACCACCACCAAAAACCAAAAGATGGAATATTTAGGTAATTTGCTGCAAGAGAGCATCAGCACCAACCTTAGCAACGCGGGTGCTAAGGTCATGGAAATCAAATCAGCCAATGCCATCTATTTAACTGAGCACAGTGAACTCATTCTAAGTCGAGACGGAGAACGTGTTGCCAACGACACTGACGCCGATTATGTTCTTACAGGAATTATGACACCAAGTGAATACGGTACTGTGGTCAATGCGAAGTTAATTAACCTACATAACAAACAAGTTGTTGCCGCCGCTCGGCAGGTGATTGCCGCTATGAGCGCCGATCGCAATCAAGGACAATCGTCGACAGTGAAAGACGGCCTACTCTATCGCGATAATTCGCGCCAAGGAGTTATTAATGAATAA